The Terriglobales bacterium genome has a segment encoding these proteins:
- a CDS encoding PASTA domain-containing protein has translation MKRLFRLFVLSLVLVMIALLSMLITMRLAIHRSETAVPQLVGLSPDDAELLANQNGLILSVESRFFSNEVPEGKIVTQSPAAGVKVRRGWKVRVAESLGPQRATIPNVVGQSRRAAEMTIARRALEVGTTAIVHVPEAPPDQVVAQSPMAYASATSPKVNLLINAPANEQEFIMPDFAGHQLADVFDAADAVGMKITSSPVDAPGYPPSSVLRQSPPPGTRITSGATIRLEVAK, from the coding sequence GTGAAGCGTCTCTTCCGGCTCTTCGTTCTCTCGCTCGTCCTGGTGATGATCGCCTTGCTCTCCATGCTCATCACCATGCGGCTCGCCATCCACCGCAGCGAGACCGCGGTGCCGCAGCTGGTCGGCCTCTCCCCCGACGACGCCGAGCTCCTCGCCAACCAGAACGGGCTCATCCTCTCGGTCGAGAGCCGCTTTTTTTCGAATGAAGTGCCGGAAGGGAAGATCGTGACGCAGTCGCCCGCCGCCGGCGTCAAAGTCCGCCGCGGATGGAAGGTGCGCGTCGCCGAATCGCTCGGCCCGCAGCGCGCCACCATCCCCAACGTCGTCGGACAGAGCCGCCGCGCCGCCGAGATGACCATCGCCCGCCGCGCCCTCGAGGTCGGCACCACCGCCATCGTCCACGTCCCCGAAGCGCCGCCCGACCAGGTCGTCGCCCAAAGCCCCATGGCCTACGCCAGCGCCACCTCGCCCAAGGTCAACCTGCTCATCAACGCCCCCGCCAACGAGCAGGAGTTCATCATGCCCGACTTCGCCGGCCATCAGCTCGCCGACGTCTTCGACGCCGCCGACGCCGTCGGCATGAAGATCACCAGCTCGCCCGTCGACGCTCCCGGCTACCCGCCGTCTTCCGTCCTCCGCCAGTCCCCACCCCCAGGCACCCGCATCACCTCCGGCGCCACCATCCGACTCGAAGTCGCAAAGTAG